CAAAAAAGACGACTAAAATTATTGTTATATTTATAGCTACATTTTTCAATACCACTAACCTTATTAACCCGTCTATGAAATTATCACATTACGAATGGGATCCAGAAAAAGACCTCATTGCAGAAGGTGCTTCTGCCGAAGTTTTTAAAGCAAAAGATACTAATAGTCAAAACCGATTTGTTGCATTAAAAATATATAAGGAAGCTGTAATTAAAGGTACTACAGGAAACTCTAATCAAAAAAAATATACATTAGAAAAAGAGTTTCATAAAATAGACGGTTTATCACATACAAATATTGTGAGTTTTTATGGTCTTGATTATATACAGCATAGTGATGCTATGGGTAGATCTTCAAGTTACCCAGTAATTATTATGGAATATGCAAGTGAAGGCACATTGCATGACCTTATAAAAACAGCTCCAAGTCAAAAAGTAATTGATAGCATTATACAAGATATTCTTAAAGGAGTTGATTACTTGCACAGTGAAGGAGTTATTCATAGAGATTTGAAGCTTGGTAATGTTTTAGTTTCGAAGAATAGAAAAGGTAAATTGATAGCTAAAATTACCGATTTTGGAATTAGCCGTGATGTTCTAGAAGATCAAACAATTAATCAGTCATTAACCGAAGGCGTGGGCACACCACATTATATGTCTCCAGAACAGTTTTTCAAAAGGAAATTTGGCTTAGATGGGGAAATTAGTGAACGGACTGATATTTGGGCCATCGGCGTTGTAATCTATAGATTGTTAACGGGTAAATTGCCTTTTGGAGATAGCAACAAAGACTATGAACAGATACGAGATGCCATTGTTACCTATGAGCCAGATTATAGTTCGATACCGTCAAGGTATAAAAAAGGATTGATGTCTTGTTTTCAAAAAAAGGCAGAGAAAAGACCGAGAAATTTATCTGAATTGAATCAACTTTTTCAAATAAAAGAAAAGAATGGCACATCTGATAATCAAGAATTTGAAACTGTAATTCTACCATTAGATAACAAAGATAACTCTTCCGATTTAGAATCTGAAATGGAAACACAAATTCCTACTTACTTAAAAAAAACAAAACTTGAAGAGAAGAATGAAGGGGTTAATCAAATTACTAAACTTCAAAAATATTTAGTAATAATATTTGGGTTAATTAATATTTCAGGAGTAATCTATTTTCTTTTTAATGAAAATGACTACATAAAGTTTTATATTATTTCAGCACTATATGTATTAAGTACAATATATTTGATATTTTGTTTTTTAAAAGAAAAATCAAGTCTTCAATTTTGGAAATTCCTTATTCATGGGTTTTTATTATTTATTGCTATTTATCTCGTAATCTTACTCTTGTTAAATATATCTAATCTTGATTTTCAAAGTTTCACTAAGGCAATATACTTTCTTGTTTTTCACTTTTTATTTATAGTATGGTTATCTGTAAAACAGTTGAAAATTAATTTGTATTTCAAGTTTAGAGATGAATTAGGGCTGTCTTTACTTATAACGATTTCAATATTAATATACTTGGCTTCTTATTGGTTTCCAATATATAACAAAGAGGTTGCAGTTAATCAAGTTGTTTATTTAATGTCTGATACGTTTTTGTTATTCTCGTTGGTGCCAAATATTTTCTTTATTGCTGCCTTGTTGATGTTTTTTTCGAAAAGACATACCAATAAGTTTAAAATAATATTAATATTATTTTTTAGTAGTCTATTAATTTCTTCAATATGGTGGTTGTTTTTAAATGAGTCTAAAGGGTATATTGGTTACTTTATAGGTATTCATGTACAAGAATTTAAAGCAGGATATTATTTATGGATAATCTCAATTTTTATTGGCTTTAGTGCCATTCTTTATAAGAGTGCTAAAAGACAAACTTCAAGTAAATATTATTGGCCACTACTAGCAGGAATTCTCATTTTATGGTCTACTTCTTTTATGTTTAAAAAATCTCAATCCCAATTAGGATTCGATTTTAACAATAGCCTTAAGAATTTGAACCATTCCAAATTAGAAAAAACATTAAATAATGGCGCAGATATAAAATGGAATTATAATGCTATGTCTAATGTTATTGGAAAATATTCTAATGAAAACTCTAACAATGTTGAACAAATTGTTAAAACACTAATATTAAACGGATGGGATGGTGCCTCTTTAGATGGGGAATTTAGCCTTCAAAATGCTATTCAATCAAATAACATTTCAATTCTAAAGTTAATTTTAAACACAAAGGCTGCTAAATATATTAATAATGAGCAATCAGATCGTGTGAGTTTATTAAAAAAAGGAATAGAATTAGACAATCCTGAAATGGTAGAATTAATATTAAAAGCTGGAGGAAAACCAGGGCTAGATGAAAAATTATTCAATGTGGAACGCTCTGAAAAAATGATTAAAGTATTAGGTGAATATAATATTAATACACCTGAAATTTCTTATTTCGAAGATTTTGAAAAAGGTTCTAAAATATTTAAATCTAGTTCTGATTTAAATAATAGTTGGATTTACACTAAAGCTAACGGGTTTACAAGTAGAAGGTTTCAATTTTTA
The nucleotide sequence above comes from Aureibaculum algae. Encoded proteins:
- a CDS encoding serine/threonine-protein kinase produces the protein MKLSHYEWDPEKDLIAEGASAEVFKAKDTNSQNRFVALKIYKEAVIKGTTGNSNQKKYTLEKEFHKIDGLSHTNIVSFYGLDYIQHSDAMGRSSSYPVIIMEYASEGTLHDLIKTAPSQKVIDSIIQDILKGVDYLHSEGVIHRDLKLGNVLVSKNRKGKLIAKITDFGISRDVLEDQTINQSLTEGVGTPHYMSPEQFFKRKFGLDGEISERTDIWAIGVVIYRLLTGKLPFGDSNKDYEQIRDAIVTYEPDYSSIPSRYKKGLMSCFQKKAEKRPRNLSELNQLFQIKEKNGTSDNQEFETVILPLDNKDNSSDLESEMETQIPTYLKKTKLEEKNEGVNQITKLQKYLVIIFGLINISGVIYFLFNENDYIKFYIISALYVLSTIYLIFCFLKEKSSLQFWKFLIHGFLLFIAIYLVILLLLNISNLDFQSFTKAIYFLVFHFLFIVWLSVKQLKINLYFKFRDELGLSLLITISILIYLASYWFPIYNKEVAVNQVVYLMSDTFLLFSLVPNIFFIAALLMFFSKRHTNKFKIILILFFSSLLISSIWWLFLNESKGYIGYFIGIHVQEFKAGYYLWIISIFIGFSAILYKSAKRQTSSKYYWPLLAGILILWSTSFMFKKSQSQLGFDFNNSLKNLNHSKLEKTLNNGADIKWNYNAMSNVIGKYSNENSNNVEQIVKTLILNGWDGASLDGEFSLQNAIQSNNISILKLILNTKAAKYINNEQSDRVSLLKKGIELDNPEMVELILKAGGKPGLDEKLFNVERSEKMIKVLGEYNINTPEISYFEDFEKGSKIFKSSSDLNNSWIYTKANGFTSRRFQFLKKLDDGKSSRKSALFNIDLKEQYTIEVETSSFSKGVEYGIVFDDTGDSFYIAAINDNYYSVYKYQNSKWTTLKQVPVSKRTTNVLKIIRNGNYVSCYLNEVLKIDKLYTKSFQSNKIGVIISNTKKNSLVQFDNVKVTGKMK